One genomic window of Panicum hallii strain FIL2 chromosome 6, PHallii_v3.1, whole genome shotgun sequence includes the following:
- the LOC112896409 gene encoding cytochrome b561 and DOMON domain-containing protein At4g12980-like: MSFPRLLVLFLLAAAVAAPPRRAAAACAAERFSGNRAFAACADLPRLGASVHWTYDAAAASLSVAFLAAPPSGGWVAWGLNPTGDGMSGTQALVAVPKGSGAYEVQTYSISGYSLGSPGPLSYQTSDDLAAELGSDGRVRIFGTLKLQNGTGEVNQVWQVGPSSGGAIGIHSTTNADNLNSKGKLNLLTGASTAASGGNSILRKRNTHGVLNAVSWGLLLPMGAIFARYLKTFKSADPAWFYLHVACQLIGYGVGVSGWATGIHLGNMSKGITYSVHRNIGITVFALGTLQIFALFLRPKKDHKYRFYWNVYHHSIGYTIIILGIINIFKGMSILSVDQKWKTAYIIAICILGAIALILEVVTWGIVLKRRKEDSKTYNGNGNGHLPLSM; the protein is encoded by the exons ATGTCCTTCCCGCGGCTCCTCGTCCTCTtcctcctggcggcggcggtggccgcgccgccgcgccgcgcggccgccgcctgcgcggCGGAGCGGTTCTCGGGCAACCGCGCGTTCGCGGCGTGCGCCGACCTGCCCCGCCTGGGCGCGTCTGTGCACTGGACCTacgacgccgcggcggcgtccCTGTCCGTCGCGTTCCTCGCGGCCCCGCCCTCCGGCGGATGGGTCGCCTGGGGGCTCAACCCCACCGGCGACGGCATGAGCGGCACGCAGGCGCTCGTCGCCGTGCCCAAGGGCAGCGGCGCGTACGAGGTGCAGACGTACAGCATCTCCGGGTACTCGCTCGGCTCCCCGGGGCCGCTCTCCTACCAGACGTCcgacgacctcgccgccgagctcggcagCGACGGCCGCGTCCGGATTTTCGGGACGCTCAAGCTCCAGAACGGCACCGGGGAGGTGAACCAGGTCTGGCAGGTAGGCCCATCCTCCGGCGGGGCCATCGGTATCCACTCGACGACGAATGCCGACAACCTGAACTCCAAGGGGAAGCTGAACCTCCTCACCGGggccagcaccgccgccagcgGAGGGAACAGCATCCTCAGGAAGAGAAAT ACCCATGGAGTCCTGAATGCCGTGAGCTGGGGTCTCCTGCTGCCCATGGGAGCCATTTTTGCGAGATATCTCAAGACATTCAAATCGGCCGATCCCGCATGGTTCTACCTCCATGTCGCGTGCCAGCTGATTGGCTATGGCGTCGGAGTATCTGGCTGGGCAACTGGGATTCATCTTGGAAACATGTCCAAGGGAATCACCTATTCAGTTCACAGGAACATTGGGATTACAGTATTTGCTCTTGGTACTCTGCAG ATCTTTGCGCTCTTCTTGAGGCCGAAGAAGGATCACAAGTACCGGTTCTACTGGAACGTTTACCATCACTCCATCGGTTACACCATCATCATACTGGGCATCATCAACATTTTCAAGGGAATGTCCATCCTGAGCGTCGACCAGAAGTGGAAGACGGCCTACATCATCGCCATCTGCATCCTGGGCGCCATCGCCCTCATCCTGGAAGTCGTTACATGGGGCATCGTCTTGAAGCGGAGGAAAGAGGACAGCAAGACCTACAATGGCAACGGGAACGGCCACTTGCCGCTATCCATGTAA
- the LOC112896407 gene encoding type II inositol polyphosphate 5-phosphatase 15-like isoform X3, translating to MRPCSRRPSRGRRSAARPCSPSSSRRTVNMHGFGAFGWSSFGEIWSGSEGGMIKAWPWDAIAKSLSLTSDEKHMASLLVEKAYIDLRNNATVGNMCSLPAADVKHMLADHCRAKVWSITSMTFALWDARTRELLKVFGIDGQVDLARLEAPVMPEQFIEEEIKVKPTKKEKPQGSFTFFQKSRNALMGAADAVRRVATKGTFVEDNRRTEAVAQAMDGTIWSGCTNGSIIVWDGSGNKLQDIHYHSSSVQCIKALGERVWVGYASGTIQVMDVEGNLLAGWTGHSCPVIKMAIGGSYIFTLAHHGGIRGWPLTSPSPLDDILRTELANRELSYTRIENIKILVGTWNVAQEKASFESLRSWLGSALSDVGLVVVGLQEVEMGAGVLAMAAAKESVGLEGSANGQWWIDNIGKTLDEGISFHRVGSRQLAGLLIAAWARNDLKPHVGDVDAAAVPCGFGRAIGNKGGVGLRIRVYDRRICFVSNHFAAHQENVSRRNADFDHIYRTMSFNKPHGSTASATSVQLHKAVSANGNQADEDIPELAEADMVVFLGDLNYRLDGITYDEARDMVSQRSFDWLRERDQLRAEMKAGNVFQGMREGPIRFPPTYKFQRNQPGLSGYDSGEKKRIPAWCDRILYRDSRPVSTAECSLDCPVVAAVTAYEACMDVTDSDHKPVRCAFRVDIARVDELIRRQEFGKIIESNEKVRSLLRGSHIVPDTIVSTNNIILENQEDVILRISNNCETSKAAFEILCEGQSITKHDGTKSELPPRASFGFPLWLEVQPSVGLIEPGETMEVAVHHEDFFTEEEFVDGVQQNWWCEATRDMGAVLLVNVTGSASTETITHRINVRHCCPVPSAPPPVNPRSVTNAPSDAVSGSKNNQSNHLQRSDFANFGSSEVHDLCDVPKRNM from the exons ATGCGCCCTTGTTCAAGGAGGCCCTCGCGTGGCAGGCGTTCAGCCGCACGCCCGTGCTCGCCATCGTCGTCACGTCGTACG GTGAATATGCATGGATTTGGCGCATTTGGCTGGAGCAGTTTTG GTGAAATATGGTCAGGATCCGAAGGGGGTATGATAAAGGCATGGCCTTGGGACGCCATTGCTAAGTCCCTCTCTCTGACATCAGACGAAAAACATATGGCTTCCTTGCTGGTTGAGAAAGCTTATATTGACCTTAGGAACAACGCTACAGTCGGTAACATGTGCTCGTTGCCTGCTGCTGATGTGAAACACATGCTTGCGGATCATTGCCGAGCGAAAGTTTGGAGTATAACAAGCATGACATTTGCTCTTTG GGATGCTAGGACTAGGGAGCTGTTAAAAGTATTTGGCATTGATGGCCAAGTCGACTTAGCTCGGCTAGAGGCTCCAGTGATGCCAGAACAATTCATAGAGGAAGAGATCAAAGTAAAACCCACAAAGAAGGAGAAACCACAAGGTTCTTTCACATTTTTCCAGAAATCTAGGAATGCCCTGATGGGGGCGGCCGATGCTGTACGCAGAGTTGCAACGAAAGGGACATTTGTGGAAGATAACCGGCGAACAGAAGCTGTGGCTCAAGCAATGGATGGGACAATTTGGTCAGGTTGCACGAATGGATCTATTATTGTGTGGGATGGAAGCGGGAATAAACTGCAAGACATCCATTACCATAGTTCTTCTGTTCAATGCATAAAGGCACTTGGAGAAAGGGTGTGGGTGGGCTATGCCAGTGGCACTATTCAAGTCATGGATGTTGAAGGTAACCTTCTGGCAGGATGGACCGGACATAGCTGCCCAGTCATAAAGATGGCAATCGGTGGTTCTTACATCTTTACTCTGGCACATCATGGTGGTATTCGAGGATGGCCTCTAACTTCCCCAAGCCCTCTTGATGATATTCTACGAACTGAATTGGCTAACAGGGAGCTGTCATATACAAGGATAGAGAACATTAAAATACTGGTTGGAACTTGGAATGTGGCGCAGGAGAAAGCTTCTTTCGAATCACTTAGGTCATGGTTGGGTAGTGCTTTGTCTGATGTTGGATTAGTGGTTGTTGGCTTGCAAGAGGTCGAGATGGGTGCTGGAGTTCTTGCCATGGCTGCAGCCAAAGAAAGT GTAGGGCTTGAGGGCAGTGCCAATGGGCAGTGGTGGATAGACAATATTGGCAAGACACTTGATGAGGGGATATCCTTCCACCGAGTTGGTTCAAGGCAGCTGGCTGGATTACTTATTGCTGCATG GGCTAGGAATGACCTTAAGCCACATGTTGGTGATGTTGATGCTGCTGCAGTGCCATGTGGCTTTGGACGAGCTATTGGCAACAAG GGTGGTGTGGGATTAAGAATAAGAGTCTATGATCGCAGGATATGTTTTGTGAGCAATCATTTTGCTGCACATCAAGAAAACGTTAGCCGTCGTAATGCTGACTTCGACCACATTTATCGGACAATGTCTTTTAACAAACCTCATGGTTCTACAG CCTCCGCGACATCGGTCCAGTTGCATAAAGCAGTGAGT GCAAACGGAAATCAAGCTGATGAAGATATACCTGAGCTGGCAGAAGCTGATATGGTTGTCTTTCTTGGTGATTTGAACTATCGACTTGATGGCATCACTTATGATGAAGCAAGGGATATGGTCTCTCAGAGGAGCTTTGACTGGCTTAGAGAAAGGGATCAACTTCGAGCAGAAATGAAGGCGGGAAATGTGTTTCAAGGAATGCGTGAAGGTCCTATCAGATTTCCTCCTACTTACAAGTTCCAAAGAAACCAACCGGGTCTCTCAG GTTATGATTCAGGCGAGAAGAAGAGAATACCTGCTTGGTGTGACAGGATACTGTATCGAGATAGCCGTCCTGTATCAACAGCTGAATGCTCATTAGACTGTCCTGTTGTTGCTGCCGTTACAGC GTACGAAGCTTGCATGGATGTCACAGATAGTGATCATAAGCCAGTGCGGTGTGCATTTAGAGTTGATATTGCAAGAGTAGATGAGCTGATAAGAAGACAAGAATTTGGGAAAATAATCGAATCTAACGAAAAAGTGCGCTCTTTGCTCCGGGGGTCACATATTGTTCCAGATACTATCGTCAGCACAAACAACATTATATTGGAAAATCAAGAAGATGTTATACTTCGAATAAGTAATAATTGTGAAACAAGTAAGGCTGCTTTTGAAATCCTGTGCGAAGGCCAATCGATCACAAAGCATGATGGAACTAAATCTGAGCTTCCTCCAAGGGCTTCCTTTGGCTTTCCACTTTGGCTCGAG GTTCAACCGTCAGTCGGTCTCATTGAACCAGGGGAAACAATGGAAGTTGCAGTCCATCACGAAGACTTCTTCACAGAAGAAGAATTTGTCGACGGAGTACAGCAAAACTGGTGGTGTGAAGCCACCAGAGATATGGGGGCTGTTCTTTTGGTTAATGTTACAGGCAGCGCCTCGACTGAGACCATCACACACAGGATCAATGTCCGGCATTGCTGCCCGGTGCCCTCAGCTCCCCCACCCGTTAACCCACGCTCCGTTACAAACGCACCCAGTGATGCTGTGTCAGGTTCCAAGAATAACCAGTCGAATCACTTACAACGTTCTGACTTTGCAAACTTTGGCAGCTCAGAGGTGCATGACTTGTGCGATGTGCCAAAGCGGAACATGTAA
- the LOC112896407 gene encoding type II inositol polyphosphate 5-phosphatase 15-like isoform X2, producing the protein MEPDDDATAAGAQRKGAGAYGQPLPRATESAPACARHAAPRVHSFGDGPAASPAPAQRHDPARCASFPQRHGAHRHAEPAHAPAASFAAWVGGGLERALSGYGGAGLPEFVGAGGGEGIFRVPLRAAMHPGRPPPLEVRPHPLRETQVGAFLRTLACDPRRLQLWAGAESGVRVWGLDEVFDGWPGDAARRRGDEESAPFRESVPAPPALCAAVDSANRLVWTGHRDGRIRAWRMDLATAAGVGGGCGDAPLFKEALAWQAFSRTPVLAIVVTSYGEIWSGSEGGMIKAWPWDAIAKSLSLTSDEKHMASLLVEKAYIDLRNNATVGNMCSLPAADVKHMLADHCRAKVWSITSMTFALWDARTRELLKVFGIDGQVDLARLEAPVMPEQFIEEEIKVKPTKKEKPQGSFTFFQKSRNALMGAADAVRRVATKGTFVEDNRRTEAVAQAMDGTIWSGCTNGSIIVWDGSGNKLQDIHYHSSSVQCIKALGERVWVGYASGTIQVMDVEGNLLAGWTGHSCPVIKMAIGGSYIFTLAHHGGIRGWPLTSPSPLDDILRTELANRELSYTRIENIKILVGTWNVAQEKASFESLRSWLGSALSDVGLVVVGLQEVEMGAGVLAMAAAKESVGLEGSANGQWWIDNIGKTLDEGISFHRVGSRQLAGLLIAAWARNDLKPHVGDVDAAAVPCGFGRAIGNKGGVGLRIRVYDRRICFVSNHFAAHQENVSRRNADFDHIYRTMSFNKPHGSTASATSVQLHKAANGNQADEDIPELAEADMVVFLGDLNYRLDGITYDEARDMVSQRSFDWLRERDQLRAEMKAGNVFQGMREGPIRFPPTYKFQRNQPGLSGYDSGEKKRIPAWCDRILYRDSRPVSTAECSLDCPVVAAVTAYEACMDVTDSDHKPVRCAFRVDIARVDELIRRQEFGKIIESNEKVRSLLRGSHIVPDTIVSTNNIILENQEDVILRISNNCETSKAAFEILCEGQSITKHDGTKSELPPRASFGFPLWLEVQPSVGLIEPGETMEVAVHHEDFFTEEEFVDGVQQNWWCEATRDMGAVLLVNVTGSASTETITHRINVRHCCPVPSAPPPVNPRSVTNAPSDAVSGSKNNQSNHLQRSDFANFGSSEVHDLCDVPKRNM; encoded by the exons ATGGAACCGGACGACGACGCGACCGCGGCGGGGGCGCAGCGGAAGGGCGCGGGCGCGTACGGCCAGCCGCTCCCGCGCGCCACGGAGTCCGCGCCCGCGTGcgcccgccacgccgcgccgcgtgTGCACAGCTTCGGCGACGGGCCCGCCGCCTCCCCGGCCCCGGCGCAGCGCCACGACCCCGCGCGCTGCGCATCGTTCCCCCAGCGGCACGGCGCCCACCGGCACGCCGAGCCGGCGCACGCCCCCGCGGCCTCCTTCGCCGCCTGGGTCGGTGGCGGGCTGGAGCGGGCCTTGTCCGGGTACGGCGGCGCGGGGCTGCCGGAGTTCgtcggcgcgggcgggggcgagGGCATCTTCCGCGTGCCGCTCCGCGCCGCGATGCACccgggccgcccgccgccgctcgaggTGCGGCCCCACCCGCTGCGGGAGACGCAGGTAGGCGCGTTCCTGCGGACGCTCGCGTGCGACCCGCGGCGGCTGCAGCTGTGGGCGGGCGCCGAGTCCGGGGTCCGGGTGTGGGGCCTCGACGAGGTGTTCGACGGGTGGCCCGGCGACGCCGCGCGGCGCCGCGGGGACGAGGAGAGCGCGCCGTTCAGGGAGTCcgtgccggcgccgcccgcgctcTGCGCCGCGGTGGACAGCGCCAACCGGCTGGTGTGGACGGGGCACAGGGACGGCAGGATCAGGGCGTGGCGCATGGACCTCGCCACGGCCGCTGGAGTCGGTGGCGGCTGCGGAGATGCGCCCTTGTTCAAGGAGGCCCTCGCGTGGCAGGCGTTCAGCCGCACGCCCGTGCTCGCCATCGTCGTCACGTCGTACG GTGAAATATGGTCAGGATCCGAAGGGGGTATGATAAAGGCATGGCCTTGGGACGCCATTGCTAAGTCCCTCTCTCTGACATCAGACGAAAAACATATGGCTTCCTTGCTGGTTGAGAAAGCTTATATTGACCTTAGGAACAACGCTACAGTCGGTAACATGTGCTCGTTGCCTGCTGCTGATGTGAAACACATGCTTGCGGATCATTGCCGAGCGAAAGTTTGGAGTATAACAAGCATGACATTTGCTCTTTG GGATGCTAGGACTAGGGAGCTGTTAAAAGTATTTGGCATTGATGGCCAAGTCGACTTAGCTCGGCTAGAGGCTCCAGTGATGCCAGAACAATTCATAGAGGAAGAGATCAAAGTAAAACCCACAAAGAAGGAGAAACCACAAGGTTCTTTCACATTTTTCCAGAAATCTAGGAATGCCCTGATGGGGGCGGCCGATGCTGTACGCAGAGTTGCAACGAAAGGGACATTTGTGGAAGATAACCGGCGAACAGAAGCTGTGGCTCAAGCAATGGATGGGACAATTTGGTCAGGTTGCACGAATGGATCTATTATTGTGTGGGATGGAAGCGGGAATAAACTGCAAGACATCCATTACCATAGTTCTTCTGTTCAATGCATAAAGGCACTTGGAGAAAGGGTGTGGGTGGGCTATGCCAGTGGCACTATTCAAGTCATGGATGTTGAAGGTAACCTTCTGGCAGGATGGACCGGACATAGCTGCCCAGTCATAAAGATGGCAATCGGTGGTTCTTACATCTTTACTCTGGCACATCATGGTGGTATTCGAGGATGGCCTCTAACTTCCCCAAGCCCTCTTGATGATATTCTACGAACTGAATTGGCTAACAGGGAGCTGTCATATACAAGGATAGAGAACATTAAAATACTGGTTGGAACTTGGAATGTGGCGCAGGAGAAAGCTTCTTTCGAATCACTTAGGTCATGGTTGGGTAGTGCTTTGTCTGATGTTGGATTAGTGGTTGTTGGCTTGCAAGAGGTCGAGATGGGTGCTGGAGTTCTTGCCATGGCTGCAGCCAAAGAAAGT GTAGGGCTTGAGGGCAGTGCCAATGGGCAGTGGTGGATAGACAATATTGGCAAGACACTTGATGAGGGGATATCCTTCCACCGAGTTGGTTCAAGGCAGCTGGCTGGATTACTTATTGCTGCATG GGCTAGGAATGACCTTAAGCCACATGTTGGTGATGTTGATGCTGCTGCAGTGCCATGTGGCTTTGGACGAGCTATTGGCAACAAG GGTGGTGTGGGATTAAGAATAAGAGTCTATGATCGCAGGATATGTTTTGTGAGCAATCATTTTGCTGCACATCAAGAAAACGTTAGCCGTCGTAATGCTGACTTCGACCACATTTATCGGACAATGTCTTTTAACAAACCTCATGGTTCTACAG CCTCCGCGACATCGGTCCAGTTGCATAAAGCA GCAAACGGAAATCAAGCTGATGAAGATATACCTGAGCTGGCAGAAGCTGATATGGTTGTCTTTCTTGGTGATTTGAACTATCGACTTGATGGCATCACTTATGATGAAGCAAGGGATATGGTCTCTCAGAGGAGCTTTGACTGGCTTAGAGAAAGGGATCAACTTCGAGCAGAAATGAAGGCGGGAAATGTGTTTCAAGGAATGCGTGAAGGTCCTATCAGATTTCCTCCTACTTACAAGTTCCAAAGAAACCAACCGGGTCTCTCAG GTTATGATTCAGGCGAGAAGAAGAGAATACCTGCTTGGTGTGACAGGATACTGTATCGAGATAGCCGTCCTGTATCAACAGCTGAATGCTCATTAGACTGTCCTGTTGTTGCTGCCGTTACAGC GTACGAAGCTTGCATGGATGTCACAGATAGTGATCATAAGCCAGTGCGGTGTGCATTTAGAGTTGATATTGCAAGAGTAGATGAGCTGATAAGAAGACAAGAATTTGGGAAAATAATCGAATCTAACGAAAAAGTGCGCTCTTTGCTCCGGGGGTCACATATTGTTCCAGATACTATCGTCAGCACAAACAACATTATATTGGAAAATCAAGAAGATGTTATACTTCGAATAAGTAATAATTGTGAAACAAGTAAGGCTGCTTTTGAAATCCTGTGCGAAGGCCAATCGATCACAAAGCATGATGGAACTAAATCTGAGCTTCCTCCAAGGGCTTCCTTTGGCTTTCCACTTTGGCTCGAG GTTCAACCGTCAGTCGGTCTCATTGAACCAGGGGAAACAATGGAAGTTGCAGTCCATCACGAAGACTTCTTCACAGAAGAAGAATTTGTCGACGGAGTACAGCAAAACTGGTGGTGTGAAGCCACCAGAGATATGGGGGCTGTTCTTTTGGTTAATGTTACAGGCAGCGCCTCGACTGAGACCATCACACACAGGATCAATGTCCGGCATTGCTGCCCGGTGCCCTCAGCTCCCCCACCCGTTAACCCACGCTCCGTTACAAACGCACCCAGTGATGCTGTGTCAGGTTCCAAGAATAACCAGTCGAATCACTTACAACGTTCTGACTTTGCAAACTTTGGCAGCTCAGAGGTGCATGACTTGTGCGATGTGCCAAAGCGGAACATGTAA
- the LOC112896407 gene encoding type II inositol polyphosphate 5-phosphatase 15-like isoform X1: MEPDDDATAAGAQRKGAGAYGQPLPRATESAPACARHAAPRVHSFGDGPAASPAPAQRHDPARCASFPQRHGAHRHAEPAHAPAASFAAWVGGGLERALSGYGGAGLPEFVGAGGGEGIFRVPLRAAMHPGRPPPLEVRPHPLRETQVGAFLRTLACDPRRLQLWAGAESGVRVWGLDEVFDGWPGDAARRRGDEESAPFRESVPAPPALCAAVDSANRLVWTGHRDGRIRAWRMDLATAAGVGGGCGDAPLFKEALAWQAFSRTPVLAIVVTSYGEIWSGSEGGMIKAWPWDAIAKSLSLTSDEKHMASLLVEKAYIDLRNNATVGNMCSLPAADVKHMLADHCRAKVWSITSMTFALWDARTRELLKVFGIDGQVDLARLEAPVMPEQFIEEEIKVKPTKKEKPQGSFTFFQKSRNALMGAADAVRRVATKGTFVEDNRRTEAVAQAMDGTIWSGCTNGSIIVWDGSGNKLQDIHYHSSSVQCIKALGERVWVGYASGTIQVMDVEGNLLAGWTGHSCPVIKMAIGGSYIFTLAHHGGIRGWPLTSPSPLDDILRTELANRELSYTRIENIKILVGTWNVAQEKASFESLRSWLGSALSDVGLVVVGLQEVEMGAGVLAMAAAKESVGLEGSANGQWWIDNIGKTLDEGISFHRVGSRQLAGLLIAAWARNDLKPHVGDVDAAAVPCGFGRAIGNKGGVGLRIRVYDRRICFVSNHFAAHQENVSRRNADFDHIYRTMSFNKPHGSTASATSVQLHKAVSANGNQADEDIPELAEADMVVFLGDLNYRLDGITYDEARDMVSQRSFDWLRERDQLRAEMKAGNVFQGMREGPIRFPPTYKFQRNQPGLSGYDSGEKKRIPAWCDRILYRDSRPVSTAECSLDCPVVAAVTAYEACMDVTDSDHKPVRCAFRVDIARVDELIRRQEFGKIIESNEKVRSLLRGSHIVPDTIVSTNNIILENQEDVILRISNNCETSKAAFEILCEGQSITKHDGTKSELPPRASFGFPLWLEVQPSVGLIEPGETMEVAVHHEDFFTEEEFVDGVQQNWWCEATRDMGAVLLVNVTGSASTETITHRINVRHCCPVPSAPPPVNPRSVTNAPSDAVSGSKNNQSNHLQRSDFANFGSSEVHDLCDVPKRNM; encoded by the exons ATGGAACCGGACGACGACGCGACCGCGGCGGGGGCGCAGCGGAAGGGCGCGGGCGCGTACGGCCAGCCGCTCCCGCGCGCCACGGAGTCCGCGCCCGCGTGcgcccgccacgccgcgccgcgtgTGCACAGCTTCGGCGACGGGCCCGCCGCCTCCCCGGCCCCGGCGCAGCGCCACGACCCCGCGCGCTGCGCATCGTTCCCCCAGCGGCACGGCGCCCACCGGCACGCCGAGCCGGCGCACGCCCCCGCGGCCTCCTTCGCCGCCTGGGTCGGTGGCGGGCTGGAGCGGGCCTTGTCCGGGTACGGCGGCGCGGGGCTGCCGGAGTTCgtcggcgcgggcgggggcgagGGCATCTTCCGCGTGCCGCTCCGCGCCGCGATGCACccgggccgcccgccgccgctcgaggTGCGGCCCCACCCGCTGCGGGAGACGCAGGTAGGCGCGTTCCTGCGGACGCTCGCGTGCGACCCGCGGCGGCTGCAGCTGTGGGCGGGCGCCGAGTCCGGGGTCCGGGTGTGGGGCCTCGACGAGGTGTTCGACGGGTGGCCCGGCGACGCCGCGCGGCGCCGCGGGGACGAGGAGAGCGCGCCGTTCAGGGAGTCcgtgccggcgccgcccgcgctcTGCGCCGCGGTGGACAGCGCCAACCGGCTGGTGTGGACGGGGCACAGGGACGGCAGGATCAGGGCGTGGCGCATGGACCTCGCCACGGCCGCTGGAGTCGGTGGCGGCTGCGGAGATGCGCCCTTGTTCAAGGAGGCCCTCGCGTGGCAGGCGTTCAGCCGCACGCCCGTGCTCGCCATCGTCGTCACGTCGTACG GTGAAATATGGTCAGGATCCGAAGGGGGTATGATAAAGGCATGGCCTTGGGACGCCATTGCTAAGTCCCTCTCTCTGACATCAGACGAAAAACATATGGCTTCCTTGCTGGTTGAGAAAGCTTATATTGACCTTAGGAACAACGCTACAGTCGGTAACATGTGCTCGTTGCCTGCTGCTGATGTGAAACACATGCTTGCGGATCATTGCCGAGCGAAAGTTTGGAGTATAACAAGCATGACATTTGCTCTTTG GGATGCTAGGACTAGGGAGCTGTTAAAAGTATTTGGCATTGATGGCCAAGTCGACTTAGCTCGGCTAGAGGCTCCAGTGATGCCAGAACAATTCATAGAGGAAGAGATCAAAGTAAAACCCACAAAGAAGGAGAAACCACAAGGTTCTTTCACATTTTTCCAGAAATCTAGGAATGCCCTGATGGGGGCGGCCGATGCTGTACGCAGAGTTGCAACGAAAGGGACATTTGTGGAAGATAACCGGCGAACAGAAGCTGTGGCTCAAGCAATGGATGGGACAATTTGGTCAGGTTGCACGAATGGATCTATTATTGTGTGGGATGGAAGCGGGAATAAACTGCAAGACATCCATTACCATAGTTCTTCTGTTCAATGCATAAAGGCACTTGGAGAAAGGGTGTGGGTGGGCTATGCCAGTGGCACTATTCAAGTCATGGATGTTGAAGGTAACCTTCTGGCAGGATGGACCGGACATAGCTGCCCAGTCATAAAGATGGCAATCGGTGGTTCTTACATCTTTACTCTGGCACATCATGGTGGTATTCGAGGATGGCCTCTAACTTCCCCAAGCCCTCTTGATGATATTCTACGAACTGAATTGGCTAACAGGGAGCTGTCATATACAAGGATAGAGAACATTAAAATACTGGTTGGAACTTGGAATGTGGCGCAGGAGAAAGCTTCTTTCGAATCACTTAGGTCATGGTTGGGTAGTGCTTTGTCTGATGTTGGATTAGTGGTTGTTGGCTTGCAAGAGGTCGAGATGGGTGCTGGAGTTCTTGCCATGGCTGCAGCCAAAGAAAGT GTAGGGCTTGAGGGCAGTGCCAATGGGCAGTGGTGGATAGACAATATTGGCAAGACACTTGATGAGGGGATATCCTTCCACCGAGTTGGTTCAAGGCAGCTGGCTGGATTACTTATTGCTGCATG GGCTAGGAATGACCTTAAGCCACATGTTGGTGATGTTGATGCTGCTGCAGTGCCATGTGGCTTTGGACGAGCTATTGGCAACAAG GGTGGTGTGGGATTAAGAATAAGAGTCTATGATCGCAGGATATGTTTTGTGAGCAATCATTTTGCTGCACATCAAGAAAACGTTAGCCGTCGTAATGCTGACTTCGACCACATTTATCGGACAATGTCTTTTAACAAACCTCATGGTTCTACAG CCTCCGCGACATCGGTCCAGTTGCATAAAGCAGTGAGT GCAAACGGAAATCAAGCTGATGAAGATATACCTGAGCTGGCAGAAGCTGATATGGTTGTCTTTCTTGGTGATTTGAACTATCGACTTGATGGCATCACTTATGATGAAGCAAGGGATATGGTCTCTCAGAGGAGCTTTGACTGGCTTAGAGAAAGGGATCAACTTCGAGCAGAAATGAAGGCGGGAAATGTGTTTCAAGGAATGCGTGAAGGTCCTATCAGATTTCCTCCTACTTACAAGTTCCAAAGAAACCAACCGGGTCTCTCAG GTTATGATTCAGGCGAGAAGAAGAGAATACCTGCTTGGTGTGACAGGATACTGTATCGAGATAGCCGTCCTGTATCAACAGCTGAATGCTCATTAGACTGTCCTGTTGTTGCTGCCGTTACAGC GTACGAAGCTTGCATGGATGTCACAGATAGTGATCATAAGCCAGTGCGGTGTGCATTTAGAGTTGATATTGCAAGAGTAGATGAGCTGATAAGAAGACAAGAATTTGGGAAAATAATCGAATCTAACGAAAAAGTGCGCTCTTTGCTCCGGGGGTCACATATTGTTCCAGATACTATCGTCAGCACAAACAACATTATATTGGAAAATCAAGAAGATGTTATACTTCGAATAAGTAATAATTGTGAAACAAGTAAGGCTGCTTTTGAAATCCTGTGCGAAGGCCAATCGATCACAAAGCATGATGGAACTAAATCTGAGCTTCCTCCAAGGGCTTCCTTTGGCTTTCCACTTTGGCTCGAG GTTCAACCGTCAGTCGGTCTCATTGAACCAGGGGAAACAATGGAAGTTGCAGTCCATCACGAAGACTTCTTCACAGAAGAAGAATTTGTCGACGGAGTACAGCAAAACTGGTGGTGTGAAGCCACCAGAGATATGGGGGCTGTTCTTTTGGTTAATGTTACAGGCAGCGCCTCGACTGAGACCATCACACACAGGATCAATGTCCGGCATTGCTGCCCGGTGCCCTCAGCTCCCCCACCCGTTAACCCACGCTCCGTTACAAACGCACCCAGTGATGCTGTGTCAGGTTCCAAGAATAACCAGTCGAATCACTTACAACGTTCTGACTTTGCAAACTTTGGCAGCTCAGAGGTGCATGACTTGTGCGATGTGCCAAAGCGGAACATGTAA